A single window of Rhizobium sp. SL42 DNA harbors:
- the mscL gene encoding large conductance mechanosensitive channel protein MscL, with the protein MLNEFKTFIARGNVMDLAVGVIIGGAFGLIVNSLVQDIVMPIVGVIFGGFDFSNYFLPLSDKVTATSLAAAREQGAVFAYGNFITVVINFVILAWIIFLMVKGVNTLRKSLEKQEKQAAEDAPPPADIQLLTEIRDLLKKA; encoded by the coding sequence ATGCTGAACGAATTCAAGACATTCATTGCACGCGGCAATGTCATGGACCTTGCCGTGGGTGTCATCATCGGGGGCGCCTTCGGCCTCATCGTCAATTCGCTGGTCCAGGACATAGTCATGCCGATCGTCGGCGTGATTTTCGGCGGCTTCGACTTCTCCAACTATTTCCTGCCGCTGAGCGACAAGGTGACGGCGACATCGCTGGCGGCTGCGCGCGAACAGGGCGCCGTGTTCGCCTACGGCAATTTCATCACGGTGGTGATCAATTTCGTCATTCTTGCCTGGATCATCTTCCTCATGGTCAAGGGTGTGAACACGCTGCGCAAGTCGCTGGAGAAGCAGGAAAAGCAGGCCGCCGAGGATGCGCCTCCGCCAGCCGACATCCAGCTGCTCACCGAAATCCGCGACCTTCTGAAGAAGGCCTGA
- a CDS encoding pyridoxal phosphate-dependent aminotransferase translates to MPFLNDLSARALAAPKSGIVELVNHARTRDNLLPLWVGEGDLPTPDFISRAASEALLGGETFYTWQRGVPELRQALANYYSRHFGVDLPADHFYATGSGMQAIVLCVQALTSPGDEIVYLSPTWPNIVSAIQIAGAKAVGLPLTFADGRWSLDFDRLEAAITPKTKALFINTPSNPTGWTATKDDLRKVLEIARRHGIWILADEIYALYYYGEAERAPSFLDVMEDGDRILFANSFSKNWSMTGWRVGWIVAPPEIGPVLENLIQYSTSGVAPFMQRGAVAALDHGDGFVAENVARATQSRDILCDRLIATNRVETLKPEGALYAFLKIDGITDSRKAAFDIVDKTGVGLAPGTAFGAGGEAFLRACFLRNPKQIEEAADRLGRYILAL, encoded by the coding sequence ATGCCGTTTTTGAATGACCTTAGCGCCCGCGCGCTTGCCGCCCCGAAGAGCGGCATCGTCGAACTGGTCAACCATGCCCGCACCCGCGACAACCTCTTGCCGCTCTGGGTTGGCGAAGGGGATCTGCCGACCCCCGATTTCATCAGCAGGGCGGCCAGCGAGGCGCTGCTCGGCGGCGAGACGTTCTACACCTGGCAGCGCGGCGTGCCGGAACTGCGCCAGGCGCTGGCCAACTATTACAGCCGCCATTTCGGCGTCGACCTGCCGGCCGATCATTTCTATGCGACGGGTTCGGGCATGCAAGCCATCGTACTCTGCGTCCAGGCGCTGACCTCGCCGGGCGACGAGATCGTCTATCTGTCGCCAACCTGGCCGAACATTGTCTCGGCGATCCAGATCGCCGGGGCCAAGGCCGTCGGCCTGCCGCTGACCTTTGCCGATGGTCGCTGGTCTCTCGACTTCGACAGGCTTGAAGCGGCGATCACCCCGAAGACCAAGGCGCTGTTCATCAACACGCCGTCGAACCCGACCGGCTGGACGGCAACGAAGGACGATCTGAGAAAGGTTCTGGAGATTGCCCGCCGCCACGGCATCTGGATTCTCGCCGACGAGATCTATGCGCTCTATTATTACGGCGAAGCCGAGCGGGCGCCGTCCTTCCTCGACGTGATGGAAGACGGCGACCGGATCCTGTTTGCCAATTCCTTTTCGAAGAACTGGTCGATGACCGGCTGGCGCGTCGGCTGGATCGTCGCACCGCCTGAAATCGGCCCTGTGCTGGAAAACCTGATCCAGTATTCGACCTCGGGCGTTGCTCCGTTCATGCAGCGGGGGGCGGTGGCAGCACTTGACCACGGCGATGGCTTTGTTGCGGAAAACGTCGCCCGTGCCACCCAGTCGCGCGATATCCTCTGTGATCGGCTGATCGCCACCAACCGGGTCGAGACCCTGAAGCCGGAAGGTGCGCTTTACGCTTTCCTGAAGATCGATGGCATCACCGACAGTCGCAAGGCGGCCTTCGACATCGTCGACAAGACGGGCGTGGGCCTGGCGCCCGGAACCGCCTTCGGCGCCGGCGGCGAGGCCTTCCTGCGCGCCTGTTTCCTGCGCAATCCCAAACAGATCGAGGAGGCAGCCGACCGCCTCGGCCGCTACATCCTTGCGCTGTGA
- a CDS encoding fumarylacetoacetate hydrolase family protein — MSTASFDPHSLAAQFSAPRARIPAAELGVPSGVSDAMAVQEIFSATLPAAPVGYKVARSPDGLAVVGRLWPLALADDAVVAEFPWRDGLKIEVEIAVTLASALPPRADGYSQEEILAAIGSVHLGIEVLDSRIEEGGKAPYLLFLADRLGNAGYALGPTVPKDMLALNGEKQLVVRLGDQTIYAADARHPAGDVMAWLAGWASKSDRPAASLAAGEIITTGSLCGAPVAQQPGLLTVELEGGHTMSIRLTA, encoded by the coding sequence ATGTCCACAGCCTCTTTCGACCCGCATTCCCTCGCGGCCCAGTTCTCCGCTCCACGCGCGCGTATCCCGGCCGCGGAACTCGGCGTGCCGTCCGGCGTGAGCGACGCCATGGCGGTGCAGGAGATCTTTTCGGCGACACTGCCGGCCGCGCCGGTCGGCTACAAGGTGGCCCGCTCGCCGGACGGCCTTGCCGTGGTCGGCCGCCTCTGGCCGCTTGCGCTTGCAGACGATGCCGTCGTTGCCGAATTTCCCTGGCGCGACGGCTTGAAGATCGAGGTGGAAATCGCGGTGACGCTGGCGTCCGCCCTGCCGCCGCGTGCGGACGGCTATAGCCAGGAGGAGATCCTGGCGGCAATCGGCAGCGTGCATCTGGGTATCGAGGTGCTCGACAGCCGCATCGAAGAAGGCGGCAAGGCTCCTTACCTGCTTTTCCTCGCCGACAGGCTGGGCAATGCCGGTTATGCGCTCGGGCCGACGGTGCCGAAAGACATGCTTGCCTTGAACGGGGAAAAGCAGCTTGTCGTCAGGCTCGGCGACCAGACCATCTACGCAGCAGACGCCCGCCACCCGGCCGGCGATGTGATGGCATGGCTTGCCGGCTGGGCGTCGAAGAGCGACCGGCCGGCCGCATCCCTGGCGGCGGGCGAGATCATTACCACCGGCAGCCTGTGCGGCGCGCCTGTTGCGCAACAGCCCGGCCTGCTGACGGTCGAACTCGAAGGTGGACACACGATGTCCATTCGCCTGACGGCCTGA
- the galE gene encoding UDP-glucose 4-epimerase GalE, with translation MAILVTGGAGYIGSHMVWALLDAGEDVVVVDRLSTGFRWAVAPQARFYLGDIGDASVLKQVFAENRIETIIHFAGSIIVPESVSDPLSYYENNTGNTHKLLTAAVKAGIDKVIFSSTAAVYGQPDQPLPIREDAALRPESPYGQSKLMSEMMLRDTARAHDLRYVALRYFNVAGADVKGRAGNSAAGATHLLKVACEAALGKRKSVSVFGADYQTPDGTGVRDFIHINDLVDAHLSALAYLRKGGQPLIANCGYGKGYSVLDILRAVRQVSGQPFAVEYGPRRPGDAPLVVADATLARETLGWVPQYDSLRVIVETALGWERRLDDLVTADIDGLRRRLVAGGF, from the coding sequence ATGGCGATCTTGGTAACGGGTGGAGCCGGCTATATCGGCAGTCACATGGTCTGGGCATTGCTCGATGCGGGCGAGGACGTCGTCGTCGTTGACCGGCTGTCGACGGGTTTTCGCTGGGCCGTGGCGCCGCAGGCGCGTTTCTATCTTGGCGATATCGGCGATGCGTCCGTTCTCAAGCAGGTCTTTGCCGAAAACCGGATCGAGACGATCATCCATTTTGCCGGCTCGATCATCGTGCCGGAATCCGTGTCCGATCCGCTCAGCTACTATGAAAACAACACCGGCAATACCCACAAGCTGCTGACCGCGGCCGTCAAGGCCGGTATCGACAAGGTCATCTTCTCGTCAACGGCTGCCGTTTACGGCCAGCCGGACCAGCCGCTGCCGATCCGGGAAGACGCCGCCTTGCGGCCGGAATCGCCCTATGGCCAGTCGAAGCTGATGAGCGAGATGATGCTGCGCGATACCGCCCGCGCCCATGATCTGCGTTACGTCGCGCTGCGTTACTTCAATGTCGCCGGCGCCGATGTGAAGGGCCGGGCGGGTAATTCCGCGGCCGGCGCCACCCACCTGTTGAAGGTCGCCTGCGAGGCAGCGCTCGGCAAGCGCAAGTCGGTCTCGGTGTTCGGGGCCGACTACCAGACACCCGACGGCACGGGCGTGCGCGACTTCATCCATATCAACGACCTCGTCGATGCGCATCTGAGCGCGCTGGCCTATCTGCGCAAGGGCGGTCAGCCGCTGATCGCCAATTGCGGCTATGGCAAGGGCTATTCCGTGCTCGATATCCTGCGGGCGGTGCGCCAGGTCAGCGGCCAGCCGTTTGCCGTCGAATACGGCCCGCGCCGGCCGGGCGATGCGCCGCTGGTCGTGGCAGACGCGACCCTTGCCAGGGAAACACTCGGCTGGGTGCCGCAATATGACAGCCTGCGGGTCATCGTTGAAACGGCGCTCGGTTGGGAACGCCGCCTCGATGACCTGGTCACGGCGGACATCGACGGCCTGCGTCGTCGCCTGGTTGCCGGCGGTTTCTGA
- a CDS encoding pyruvate kinase has protein sequence MNSQDIPSSAMRASALLDELTALRAQILDDVPERLAMLTAGQQTADPAVVNLIHYLLLRRNDIRPLQRRLMALGLSSLGRLEGRVLVTLDAVIAALAALAGRDVSGDPPMETDYFAGEARLAAAAETLMGPEPDGRRTRIMVTLPSEAADGPDLVLDLARAGMDVARINCAHDDVKAWTRMAGFVRAAAKVVGRDIAVLMDIAGPKIRTAEVVLPEKKARLQVGDRVRLVTQGKPRVCEAARFSACVSLPQIVTRLRIGDRLRYDDGKLEAVVESLSEGEAVVLVRKTKAGGTKLKEEKGINLPDTSLGLSPLTTKDEADLASVIVLADIIGYSFVSQPEDIDLLDAVLERLGQAGRKLGLIAKIEQPQAVSNLPALIVRARERGPFGVMIARGDLAAEIGFERLAEMQEEILWICEAASVPCIWATQVLEDMVKQGIPTRGEMTDAAMAARAECVMLNKGPAVVEAVSMLDRLLARMDGHVFKKTPTLRALSSWQ, from the coding sequence ATGAACAGCCAGGACATCCCGTCTTCCGCCATGCGCGCCAGCGCCCTGCTGGACGAACTGACCGCCTTGCGCGCGCAGATCCTCGATGACGTGCCGGAACGCTTGGCCATGCTGACCGCAGGCCAACAGACCGCGGACCCGGCAGTCGTCAATCTGATCCACTATCTGCTGCTGCGCCGCAACGATATCCGGCCGCTGCAGCGACGCCTGATGGCGCTTGGCCTGTCCTCGCTCGGCCGTCTGGAGGGCCGTGTGCTTGTCACTCTCGACGCAGTGATCGCAGCGCTTGCCGCGCTTGCCGGCCGCGACGTATCCGGCGATCCGCCGATGGAAACGGACTATTTCGCCGGCGAGGCACGCCTTGCGGCAGCGGCTGAAACCTTGATGGGGCCGGAACCGGACGGCCGTCGCACCCGCATCATGGTCACGCTGCCGAGCGAGGCGGCCGACGGGCCGGATCTGGTTCTCGATCTCGCCCGTGCCGGCATGGATGTCGCGCGGATCAACTGCGCCCATGATGACGTCAAGGCCTGGACGCGCATGGCCGGCTTCGTCAGGGCGGCGGCGAAAGTCGTCGGCCGCGACATCGCCGTTCTGATGGACATCGCCGGGCCGAAGATCCGCACAGCAGAGGTCGTTCTGCCGGAAAAGAAGGCGCGGCTGCAGGTTGGCGACCGTGTGCGACTGGTGACGCAGGGCAAGCCGCGTGTCTGCGAGGCAGCCCGGTTTTCCGCCTGTGTCTCGCTGCCGCAGATCGTCACGCGACTGCGCATCGGCGACAGGCTTCGCTACGATGACGGAAAGCTGGAAGCGGTGGTCGAAAGCCTGTCTGAAGGCGAGGCGGTGGTTCTGGTCCGCAAGACCAAGGCGGGCGGCACGAAGCTGAAAGAGGAAAAGGGCATCAACCTCCCCGATACGTCTCTCGGCCTTTCACCCCTGACGACAAAGGACGAGGCGGACCTGGCCTCGGTCATCGTGCTCGCGGACATCATCGGATATTCCTTCGTCAGCCAGCCGGAGGACATCGATCTTCTCGATGCGGTGCTGGAACGCCTTGGCCAGGCCGGCCGCAAGCTCGGGCTGATCGCCAAGATCGAACAGCCGCAAGCGGTCAGCAACTTGCCGGCACTGATTGTCCGCGCCCGTGAGCGCGGCCCCTTCGGCGTGATGATCGCGCGCGGCGACCTGGCCGCCGAGATCGGCTTCGAGCGACTGGCCGAAATGCAGGAGGAGATCCTGTGGATCTGCGAGGCCGCCTCGGTGCCGTGCATCTGGGCGACGCAGGTGCTCGAAGACATGGTCAAGCAGGGAATCCCGACCCGCGGTGAAATGACCGACGCGGCCATGGCCGCGCGTGCCGAATGCGTGATGCTGAACAAGGGGCCGGCGGTCGTCGAGGCCGTCAGCATGCTCGACCGGCTCTTGGCGCGGATGGATGGCCATGTCTTCAAGAAGACGCCGACGCTGCGGGCGCTGTCGTCGTGGCAGTGA
- a CDS encoding metallophosphoesterase family protein yields MKIALLSDIHGNRQAYEAVMADALARGAERFVILGDIVGYGGDPRWCVDRTIALAAEGAVVIRGNHDQAIIDPGYSMTSAAGIAIDWTRMTLEPRQRAYLAGLPMTIEEDDRLYVHADGSAPGRFRYVTDATTALAHFDGCTPRLSFCGHVHRPCLYGCSQGGKVTAFTPTSEIGIPLAAPRRWLAVIGSVGQPRDGNPAAAYALYDTALGELSFRRTAYDIGTAASAIRAASLPESLATRLFQGR; encoded by the coding sequence ATGAAGATCGCATTGCTGTCCGACATCCACGGCAACCGCCAGGCCTATGAGGCGGTGATGGCCGATGCGCTTGCCCGCGGTGCCGAGCGCTTCGTCATTCTCGGCGACATCGTCGGTTATGGCGGCGATCCGCGGTGGTGCGTCGACAGGACGATCGCGCTTGCCGCAGAAGGCGCCGTGGTCATTCGCGGCAATCACGACCAGGCGATCATCGACCCGGGCTATTCGATGACATCGGCGGCCGGCATCGCCATCGACTGGACGCGCATGACGCTGGAACCGCGCCAGCGGGCCTACCTTGCCGGCCTGCCGATGACCATCGAGGAAGACGACCGGCTCTATGTGCATGCCGACGGATCGGCGCCCGGCCGCTTCCGCTATGTCACCGATGCCACGACGGCGCTTGCGCATTTCGACGGCTGCACGCCGCGCCTGAGCTTTTGCGGCCATGTGCACCGGCCCTGCCTCTATGGCTGCAGCCAGGGCGGCAAGGTGACGGCCTTCACCCCGACATCGGAGATCGGCATTCCGCTCGCTGCGCCACGCCGATGGCTCGCGGTCATCGGCTCGGTCGGCCAACCGCGCGACGGCAATCCGGCGGCGGCCTACGCGCTCTATGACACGGCTCTCGGCGAGCTTTCGTTTCGTCGCACAGCCTATGACATCGGCACCGCCGCCAGCGCGATCCGCGCCGCCTCGCTGCCGGAGAGCCTGGCGACCCGGCTGTTCCAGGGACGCTAG
- a CDS encoding hybrid sensor histidine kinase/response regulator has protein sequence MLPGWIIVASSLGYLLFLFAVASYGDRRSRVSGVPAGGRPAVYALSLAVYCTSWTYFGGVGLAAERGLEFMGIYIGPILMYTLGMPILRRIVELAKTEKITSGADFVAARYGKNPIVGMLVTIIYLVGIIPYIALQLKAVSSSVATVMDPSAYGIGTGNLYFIDLPLIVAFMLACFAVIFGTRHTDATEHQDGLILAIAMESVVKLVAFWTLGFFVLFFIFDGPADLWHKAQDSEAVMAALSYQTPPARWLLLIALSAFAIIMLPRQFHVTVVENRTPRELRLAGILMPIYLIAINIFVLPAAIGGIMTFGGTGDADLYVLSLPLHAGASLVSLLTFIGGFSAATAMVIVASVALAIMISNDMVLPIFLRQKLLERPSQRANFAKTLLHIRRTAIFGVMLLGYVYYRSADNSTGLASIGLLSFTAIAQIAPAMFGGLIWRRANARGAIAGLTSGFFVWAYLLFLPSLGAIDHSWIASAVLGFLLPGLQMFEPAFADSLVNATLFSLAVNTAAFIIGSLSRNPRPVERIQSDIFVKRHAHSHFATRGWKTSVAVGDLKAAIARYLGDERMERSFRTYEQKVGRKLADDSPADMAFIHFSEQLLGSAIGSSSARLVLSLILQKAEDTSADTVWLLDQASEALQYNQDMLQTALSQMEQGIAVFDASDRLTIWNRRFRSLLDLPEHVGQVGFPLTDIIAILMQRGDVTKAGQSAVVRSFHQFDNPFRIVLSGGDRILEVRCNLMPDKGIVATFTDITAQVEADRALKQANETLEQRVSERTAELTRVNHALAEARAAADDANIGKTRFFAAAGHDILQPLNAARLYSSSLVERLGASDNSALVRNIDSALESVESILGAVLDISRLDTGAMKPRFSTVALNGLLERIETDFAPLAREKNVKLVVMPTRLAVRSDPNLLRRLVQNLVSNAIKYTPAGRVVVGARRQGDKVIIQVTDSGIGIPASKFRTVFKEFARLEEGMRTASGLGLGLSIVDRIARVLHHPVELASKPGKGTTFRVVMPLEIAKPLSPGVVPLAASDHASLPLQGLRLLCIDNEPKILEGMALLVSGWGCSVQCAGSIEEMDALISTETQPPDLVIADYHLGDGSGIGAVLRLRALYQADVAALLITADRTAEVRAEAERHSITLQHKPVRPAALRAFITQVYSQKRAAAAE, from the coding sequence GTGCTCCCCGGCTGGATTATCGTCGCGTCGTCTCTCGGCTATCTGCTGTTTCTGTTCGCCGTGGCCAGCTACGGCGACCGCAGATCGCGTGTCAGCGGCGTTCCCGCCGGCGGCAGGCCCGCCGTCTATGCACTCAGCCTTGCGGTCTATTGCACATCCTGGACCTATTTCGGCGGCGTCGGGCTCGCGGCCGAGCGCGGGCTGGAATTCATGGGCATCTATATCGGTCCGATCCTGATGTACACGCTCGGCATGCCGATCCTCCGGCGCATCGTCGAGCTGGCCAAGACCGAGAAGATCACCTCCGGCGCCGACTTCGTCGCGGCCCGCTACGGCAAGAATCCGATCGTCGGCATGCTGGTAACGATCATCTATCTGGTCGGCATCATTCCATATATCGCCCTGCAGCTGAAAGCGGTCTCCAGCTCGGTCGCCACCGTCATGGACCCCAGCGCCTACGGCATCGGCACCGGCAATCTCTACTTCATCGACCTGCCGCTGATCGTCGCCTTCATGCTGGCCTGTTTCGCGGTGATCTTCGGCACCCGTCACACCGATGCAACCGAGCATCAGGACGGCCTGATCCTGGCGATCGCGATGGAATCGGTGGTCAAGCTGGTGGCTTTCTGGACACTCGGCTTCTTCGTGCTGTTCTTCATTTTCGACGGGCCGGCCGATCTCTGGCACAAGGCACAGGACAGCGAAGCGGTGATGGCAGCGCTCTCCTACCAGACGCCGCCTGCCCGCTGGCTGCTGCTGATCGCGCTTTCGGCCTTTGCCATCATCATGCTGCCGCGCCAGTTCCACGTGACGGTAGTGGAAAACCGCACGCCGCGCGAACTGCGGCTCGCCGGCATCCTGATGCCGATCTACCTGATCGCCATCAACATTTTCGTGCTGCCGGCGGCCATCGGCGGGATCATGACCTTCGGCGGGACCGGCGACGCCGATCTCTATGTCTTGTCCCTGCCATTGCATGCCGGCGCAAGCCTGGTCTCGCTGCTGACCTTCATCGGCGGATTTTCCGCAGCAACCGCCATGGTGATCGTCGCATCTGTGGCGCTTGCCATCATGATATCGAACGACATGGTGCTGCCGATCTTCCTCAGGCAGAAGCTGCTGGAGCGCCCCAGCCAGCGGGCAAATTTCGCCAAGACCCTGCTGCATATCCGCCGTACCGCAATCTTCGGCGTCATGCTGCTCGGCTATGTCTATTATCGCTCGGCCGACAATTCGACCGGCCTTGCCTCGATCGGTCTCCTGTCGTTCACCGCGATTGCCCAGATCGCGCCGGCTATGTTCGGCGGGCTGATCTGGCGCCGGGCCAATGCGCGCGGCGCGATCGCCGGCCTGACATCCGGCTTCTTCGTCTGGGCCTATCTCCTGTTCCTGCCCAGCCTCGGTGCCATCGACCACTCGTGGATCGCGTCCGCCGTGCTCGGCTTCCTGCTGCCCGGCCTGCAGATGTTCGAACCCGCCTTTGCGGATTCGCTCGTCAACGCCACGCTGTTCAGCCTCGCGGTCAACACCGCCGCCTTCATCATCGGCTCGCTCAGCCGCAATCCGAGGCCTGTCGAGCGCATCCAGTCCGATATCTTCGTCAAGCGTCATGCCCACTCGCATTTCGCCACCCGAGGCTGGAAAACCAGCGTTGCCGTCGGCGATCTGAAGGCGGCCATTGCCCGTTATCTCGGCGACGAACGCATGGAGCGCTCGTTCCGCACCTACGAGCAGAAGGTCGGCCGCAAGCTGGCGGACGACAGTCCGGCCGACATGGCCTTCATTCATTTCTCCGAACAGTTGCTGGGCAGCGCCATCGGCTCTTCGTCTGCCCGGCTTGTCCTGTCGCTGATCCTGCAGAAAGCGGAGGACACGTCTGCCGATACCGTCTGGCTGCTCGACCAGGCGTCCGAAGCGCTGCAGTACAATCAGGACATGCTGCAGACCGCGCTGTCACAGATGGAGCAGGGCATTGCCGTTTTCGATGCATCCGACCGCCTGACGATCTGGAACCGGCGCTTCCGCAGCCTGCTCGACCTGCCCGAGCATGTCGGCCAGGTCGGCTTTCCGCTCACCGACATCATCGCCATCCTGATGCAGCGTGGTGACGTGACCAAGGCAGGCCAGTCGGCGGTGGTGCGCAGCTTCCATCAGTTCGACAACCCGTTCCGTATTGTGCTTTCCGGCGGCGATCGCATTCTCGAAGTGCGCTGCAACCTGATGCCCGACAAGGGCATTGTTGCGACCTTCACCGATATCACCGCGCAGGTGGAAGCCGACCGGGCGCTGAAGCAGGCGAACGAAACGCTGGAACAGCGCGTCAGCGAGCGCACAGCCGAATTGACGCGGGTCAACCACGCGCTGGCCGAGGCAAGGGCGGCGGCGGACGATGCCAATATCGGCAAGACGCGCTTCTTTGCAGCTGCCGGCCATGACATTCTCCAGCCGCTCAATGCGGCGCGGCTCTATTCCTCGTCGCTGGTCGAACGGCTGGGTGCGTCCGACAACAGCGCGCTGGTGCGCAATATCGATTCAGCCCTTGAATCGGTCGAGAGCATTCTCGGCGCGGTGCTCGACATATCGCGCCTCGACACCGGTGCGATGAAACCACGCTTCTCCACCGTCGCGCTGAACGGATTGCTGGAACGCATCGAGACGGACTTTGCGCCGCTGGCGCGGGAGAAGAACGTCAAACTGGTGGTCATGCCGACCAGGCTTGCGGTCCGATCCGACCCCAATCTGCTGCGGCGGCTGGTGCAGAACCTCGTTTCCAACGCGATCAAATATACCCCCGCCGGTCGCGTCGTGGTCGGTGCCCGGCGCCAGGGCGACAAGGTCATCATCCAGGTCACCGACAGCGGCATCGGCATCCCGGCGTCCAAATTCCGCACGGTGTTCAAGGAATTCGCCCGGCTGGAGGAAGGCATGCGCACGGCCTCGGGTCTGGGCCTCGGCCTGTCGATCGTCGATCGCATCGCCCGCGTGCTGCATCATCCGGTGGAACTTGCCTCAAAGCCCGGCAAAGGCACGACCTTCCGCGTGGTCATGCCGCTCGAAATCGCCAAGCCGCTGAGCCCCGGCGTCGTGCCGCTTGCTGCATCCGATCACGCCAGCCTGCCGCTCCAGGGCTTGCGGTTGCTGTGCATCGACAACGAGCCGAAGATCCTCGAAGGCATGGCGCTGCTGGTTTCCGGCTGGGGCTGCAGCGTGCAATGCGCCGGCTCGATCGAGGAGATGGACGCGCTGATCTCGACGGAAACCCAGCCGCCGGATCTGGTCATTGCCGATTACCATCTGGGCGACGGCAGCGGTATCGGAGCCGTCCTCAGGCTCCGGGCACTTTATCAGGCCGACGTTGCGGCCCTGTTGATCACCGCCGACCGCACGGCCGAGGTCCGGGCCGAGGCCGAAAGGCATTCGATCACGCTGCAGCACAAGCCGGTCAGGCCCGCAGCACTGCGCGCCTTCATCACCCAGGTGTATTCTCAGAAACGGGCGGCGGCGGCGGAATAG
- a CDS encoding HlyD family secretion protein, producing MANRQAGWLAAVLAVVIGGTAYYGWKTYEGDGLPAGIASGNGRIEAVEIDISTKTAGRIKEILADEGDFIAAGQVVAVMDTTQLEAEQRQLQAQLRRAEIGVDAAQSVVAQRQAEREAADATVAQRQAQLDAASIKLARAERLLENKTTTQQAVDDDRASVESAKAAVAAARAQVAASDAAISSARAQVVDAGAAVEAAKAAIESIAAQLREGMLRAPRDGRVQYRVAQPGEVLAAGGRVLNIVDLGDVFMSFFLPTSVAGRVALGSEVRLVLDAAPGYVIPAKVSFVADVAQFTPKTVETEEERQKLMFRIKAKVASELLRKHMDQIKTGLPGMAYVRVDPAVEWPQHLTGTLVQ from the coding sequence ATGGCAAATCGACAGGCTGGCTGGCTGGCCGCTGTTCTGGCGGTGGTAATCGGGGGAACCGCCTATTACGGCTGGAAGACCTATGAAGGGGATGGCCTGCCTGCCGGCATCGCCAGCGGCAATGGCCGGATCGAAGCGGTCGAGATCGACATTTCCACCAAGACGGCGGGCCGGATCAAGGAAATCCTTGCCGACGAGGGCGATTTCATCGCGGCCGGGCAGGTTGTTGCCGTGATGGACACGACGCAGCTTGAGGCAGAGCAGCGCCAGTTGCAGGCACAATTGCGTCGCGCCGAGATTGGCGTCGATGCGGCACAAAGCGTGGTGGCCCAGCGGCAGGCCGAGCGCGAGGCCGCCGATGCCACGGTAGCCCAGAGGCAGGCCCAGCTCGACGCCGCCTCGATCAAGCTTGCCCGTGCCGAACGCTTGCTGGAAAACAAGACCACGACCCAGCAAGCGGTCGATGACGACCGCGCCAGCGTCGAGAGCGCAAAGGCGGCTGTTGCCGCTGCCAGGGCCCAGGTCGCTGCGTCGGATGCGGCGATCAGCTCGGCGAGGGCTCAGGTGGTCGATGCCGGAGCGGCCGTCGAAGCGGCAAAGGCGGCGATCGAAAGCATCGCGGCGCAACTGCGCGAGGGAATGCTGCGCGCGCCACGCGACGGCCGGGTCCAGTACCGGGTCGCGCAGCCGGGCGAGGTGCTGGCCGCCGGCGGCCGGGTGCTCAATATCGTCGATCTCGGCGATGTGTTCATGTCCTTCTTCCTGCCGACATCCGTTGCGGGACGTGTGGCGCTCGGCAGCGAGGTTCGCCTCGTGCTGGATGCCGCGCCCGGATATGTCATCCCCGCCAAGGTAAGTTTCGTCGCCGACGTCGCGCAATTCACGCCGAAGACGGTGGAGACCGAGGAAGAACGGCAGAAGCTGATGTTCCGCATCAAGGCAAAGGTGGCTTCGGAACTCTTGCGCAAGCACATGGATCAGATCAAGACCGGTCTGCCGGGCATGGCCTATGTTCGGGTCGATCCGGCAGTGGAATGGCCGCAACACCTGACCGGTACACTGGTGCAATGA